CATTTGACCCGGGTCGGGCCGGTGGTCGCGCATCCTGAAACAAATAAAAGAAGCGCTATCGTTGATAAAACAAGAACTTTTTTCATCTGGCACCTCACTCTATGGTTATTGTCACAAAATGACAGTGGAATAATTCAGGTTATTTTCACATTATATAACAAGATCGGCAATTGAAAACAGTCTGAAAGTCAGCAGCAAGCGATTACGGTTTAAATCGATCGTCGGTTATTTCTTTTAAACACCCAACAATAGGGCGTAGCCGCTTAAATATTGATTGTACTATATAGCCGGTGTAAACTTTCGGGCCGAGCAAAAAAACGGAAGCAAGGTGATATGTTCGAAAAAATAGCCGCCCTGCTGCGGATGATCAAATTCTCGCACACTATTTTTGCTTTTCCCTTTGCCCTGATGGGCGTCGTACTGGCAAGTCTGGCGTCGCGATCGATCCCCGAAATAAACCAGATTCTCTGGATCTGTGTTGCCATGGTCGGAGCCCGCAGTGCGGCAATGGGTCTGAACCGAATTATTGATGCCAGAATCGATGCGGCCAACCCGCGTACGGCTGCCAGGGAAATTCCGGCCGGCAAGGTTTCGATCAAAGAAGCAGTGGCTTTCGTAGTCGTTGCTCTTGCTCTTCTGCTTTTTGCCGCATGGATGTTGAACCCGCTCTGCCTGTACCTGTCACCGGTGGCGATATTCTTCCTTTTTCTTTATTCCTACTGCAAGCGATTCACCTCCCTCGCTCATCTGGTTCTCGGAATCTGCCTGGCGGCGGCA
The DNA window shown above is from Desulfuromonas sp. and carries:
- a CDS encoding 4-hydroxybenzoate octaprenyltransferase translates to MFEKIAALLRMIKFSHTIFAFPFALMGVVLASLASRSIPEINQILWICVAMVGARSAAMGLNRIIDARIDAANPRTAAREIPAGKVSIKEAVAFVVVALALLLFAAWMLNPLCLYLSPVAIFFLFLYSYCKRFTSLAHLVLGICLAAAPLGAWIALRGDIGWPAVVLALAVLLWVAGFYIFYALQDIEFDRQQGLHSIPVHLGPGKSIILVRYLHVGMIILLLALGMVDGLGLIYLVGVGVISLMLIYEHMLVKADDLSRLDAAFFNMNGYISVTIFLFALLDAVI